In the Ipomoea triloba cultivar NCNSP0323 chromosome 6, ASM357664v1 genome, one interval contains:
- the LOC116023072 gene encoding cytochrome P450 83B1-like — MALLLVFLPIALIFIYYYILPTCMHLISKSPSSPPGPPGLPIIGNLHQFDTAELHVFLWKLSKKYGSLMCMKLGFREVVVISSATMAKEAFKTHDLAFSSRPSFIGQQKLSYNGLDIGFSPYGEYWREMKKISVLHLFSLKRVKEFQPIREDEVSLMINRISKLALSYQQIDLSEIAMSLTSTITCRSAFGLRYDEEGQEKRRFHKLMNEAQAMFPGGSLVADFFPSFGWMIDKFTGKVARLERVFKGLDSFYQELIDKHLHPNRPKSMDGDIIDILLGLMEENSSLVKLTWDHIKAVLMNVFIGGTETSAVVIIWAMTALMKDRRVMDKVQQEIRELIGEKGKVDEDDIKQLPYFRAVIKETLRLYPSVPLLLNREIISKCTIEEYEIKPKTIVIINAWAIARDPEHWEDPEEFYPERFLDCNIDYKGQNFEFIPFGAGRRMCPGMTLGLVVAELALANLLYSFDWELPSGMKKEDIDIESLPGLAMYKKNHLCLFAKSAQI, encoded by the exons ATGGCCTTACTACTTGTTTTTCTGCCTATTGctcttattttcatttattattatattcttcccACTTGCATGCATCTTATTAGCAAGTCACCAAGTTCTCCACCTGGTCCTCCGGGACTTCCAATCATTGGGAACTTGCACCAATTTGATACTGCAGAGCTTCATGTTTTTCTGTGGAAACTTTCAAAAAAGTATGGTTCCCTTATGTGCATGAAACTTGGTTTCAGAGAAGTTGTTGTGATTTCTTCAGCAACAATGGCTAAGGAGGCTTTCAAAACACACGACTTGGCGTTTTCCAGCAGGCCATCATTCATAGGCCAGCAAAAGTTGTCCTACAATGGCCTGGATATCGGGTTTTCGCCTTATGGTGAATACTGGAGAGAGATGAAAAAGATTTCTGTTCTTCATCTCTTTAGCCTCAAGAGAGTGAAGGAGTTCCAGCCAATCCGTGAAGATGAAGTTTCTCTAATGATCAACCGAATTTCGAAACTTGCCTTGTCTTACCAACAAATAGATTTAAGCGAGATAGCCATGTCTCTAACCAGCACCATAACTTGTAGGTCCGCTTTTGGGTTAAGGTACGACGAGGAAGGGCAGGAAAAGAGGAGGTTCCACAAACTTATGAATGAAGCTCAGGCAATGTTCCCGGGAGGGTCGTTAGTTGCTGATTTTTTCCCATCGTTTGGTTGGATGATTGATAAATTCACTGGAAAGGTGGCAAGACTAGAGAGAGTTTTCAAGGGGCTGGATTCCTTTTATCAAGAACTCATTGATAAGCATCTACATCCAAATAGGCCAAAATCAATGGATGGTgatataattgatattttactGGGTTTGATGGAGGAGAATTCATCTTTGGTCAAACTCACTTGGGATCACATCAAAGCTGTGTTAATG AATGTTTTCATTGGTGGGACGGAAACAAGTGCAGTTGTAATAATCTGGGCTATGACAGCTCTAATGAAAGATCGGAGGGTGATGGATAAAGTCCAACAAGAAATCAGAGAGTTAATAGGGGAGAAAGGAAAAGTAGATGAAGACGACATTAAACAACTACCATATTTCAGGGCAGTCATAAAAGAAACTTTGAGATTGTACCCATCGGTCCCGCTCTTACTTAACAGAGAAATCATTTCCAAATGCACGATTGAGGAGTATGAAATCAAGCCAAAAACGATTGTCATTATAAATGCTTGGGCCATTGCTAGGGACCCCGAGCACTGGGAAGACCCAGAAGAGTTTTATCCAGAGAGATTTCTTGATTGCAACATCGATTACAAAGGACAAAACTTTGAATTTATTCCATTTGGGGCGGGTCGAAGAATGTGTCCCGGAATGACATTAGGGCTTGTAGTAGCAGAGCTTGCACTTGCTAATCTTCTTTATTCATTTGATTGGGAACTGCCTTCTGGGATGAAGAAAGAAGACATTGACATCGAATCTTTGCCTGGACTTGCTATGTATAAGAAGAACCATCTCTGCCTTTTTGCTAAAAGTGCTCAGATCTAG